tcttgacttgaattgcatatctcactttctttactttgaagttcttatatgtgtgttagcatgtcaccacataaattatttgtgttatcatttacctactcgaggacgagcaggaattaagcttggggatgttgatacgtcccaaacgtatctataatttctgcttgttccatgatcttttgggtgacattgttataggttttgctacacttttatatctttttgcacatatttggactaacctactaactcagtgcaccgagtgccaatttttgtgtgctgatgtccttttttgcacggacttttacaccaatttacagagtcccaaaaatcctgagaaaaatatataaaattcagcgtgacggaagcttttggagcaccaaaggtgggccagaggggagccacggcctgcccaggcggcctccctgcgcggcctaccccctggccgcgcccacaggtcgcctgggtggggcccacctcctctggtgccctccttcggcctatatttacctctccaatcgaaaacccttccatcatatccagaatcgcgatttTTTCCaacgttccgccgctgcagcgctcctgagatcgggagcgccaggagacctcttcccggcaccctcccagagggaggattgacctccgggagcttatccaccaccatggatgcttcccgaacgtgtcgtgagtaatcctccttggaccatgggtccatgaacagtagctatgtgatgtcttctctcctatcttgtgcttcaatgtttagcccttgtgagctaccctacatgatcaaggcatctatgtaattttcctgctattgctatgcttggtttgttgggatccgatggattatgagattatgttcagattttcatGAAGGATCAcaagcatgattgtgggttcatgccccctgatgtctagcttgagtgacaaaaacatgagactaggggatgtgcttttgccaccagggagaaaacaatggtgcttgtgaccgcggttgcaagtattgtttaccttacgcaaagtttgttaatgcagttgtctgttgcattgagtttacactttggatggggctcgcaacttaataccagcgagatgttctggatagatatctcaaggtggatgattagtaagtagatgctgatgaataaatggtctacttgtcttggcatactgcctattacttttgagcctctaactttctagtagcatgattagcattgtggtgcgttcataattctgtcaattgcccagctgtaatttgtttacccatggatAGTTTTTATCGTCTTTGGGAGAGAGacttcactagtgaacatcatgtgactccgatccatattaccaccattgtttacacctccaccatttaccgctttcatttactttttcgttgcaatcactatcagtattcccgcttgtgttttgatcctttgcaaactacaaggccggagagattgagaacctctctgtactcgtcgggagcaaagttatttgttgtgtgtgcaggtccacgtcttctgctagcgccagagcaacggacacctacttgttgatccacggagtcctcctggttcaataaaccttacagtccccgtgtaagggaaatctgctgctgactacatctccaccttccacttggggtaatcaacaaggggcgagaagtatatccatcaactcgtcatcagtagAGCAGCGGTACAACCCCGTGTACGATGTAGACTCCCCCGAATGGGAGGTTTGGTTTGTGTgggagcacgaggagcagcgccggTGTGAGGTCCGCGACGTGGTGGCTGGACCTCCGTCGCCCCTCGTCGTGCGCGAAGAGAGTGAGGAGGCGGAGGCCGCGTACCAGAATCCGTTGGCGGTTGTCGTGCGTGCAAGTGAGGAGGAAGCACgcctcaaggaggaggaggaggaggagacttacCAGGCGCATATGGCGGAGGCCATGGCGCTTTTCGCTGCACGTGACTCCATCGTGCCGCCGTTAGCCCCGCCGTTCCCCGCCAATGCCGAGCCAGGGCCGCTGGCCCTCAAGTCCGAGCAGTATGTCTGGGACGGGGTGGTGCGCGAATGGGTCGGCGTGTCACCCGTCTAGTTTGGTGCGACACCGAAGCAGGAGACGACCTACCTGGAGCACCGGCGGCAGCGACGGCTGGCGGAGGAGCGTGTAGAGGGCCAACAGCTCGAGTGCGAGGCCGAagctgaggaggaggagcgtcgTGTTGCCCAGTCAACGCCGGTGCAGCCACCGGCGAACGACGTCACCGCCGTGTGGAAGAGGGCCTCCCCTGGGCTGGCCCGGCACCAACGCtcgtcgacctcaccggccctgacgacgaggaggaggaggacgcctagGGCAGCGCGCCTCCTCGGTTTTAGCGTACTTAAAGTTTTTATTTATTGTAATGTGAACTCGTAGGACTATCGCGGGCCTTTGAGGccggcattaatgtttaactaacttttttatattttcaaaatatttattaTGTTTTTTTGTCACCTAAAAATGAGTCATGATCGTATTGGACGCGAGCACCGGCCCAATCATAAAAACGGACAAGAGTGTCCGCCGGGACGAGCCAAACAGATAAAATACGGACAAACCGCGTCCGTTTGGATCACGCGGTTGTAGTTGCTCTAATTCAGACGGAGGTAGTAGTTTGCTTTGTTGAGGACATGTACAATGCATAGCCTCAAGGTGATGACCCATATGCCACGTAGGATCGGATGTGAGAAAAAGTAGTTTCACATAAGGAAGCGAGATTCTTTCGAGGAGGCGGGTGCTTGAAGAGAAAAATGTATGGTCCAGTGTAAAAAGATGAAAAATTTAgagtggaaaataaagatgcataTGCATTAGAGTTTTTATTTTTTGATGAGGCATCCTGATGATAGCTTGTATTGAAGAATTTTTTTAATATAAATGCCTCATTGTCATGAAACATCTGTATTCATATGCCATCATTGTACATGCCCTGAGTCATTTGTATCCATATACTCCGTATGTCATAattctacatggcctctcatgctCATATGTGACCTCCCCCTCCCACCTCTCGGGCCGCTGGCCCAACGGTTAATTAGCTCGGCTTTAAGCTAATCACTGTCGAAAAGCCGACGCTTTAAATCCCCCGAACACCGCCCCCTCACCCTCTCCGCTATTCAAacacgctcgagcaagacaacaaaCAACACGCGAAGCAAAGCAAAAGCAAAGCAGAGCCCCGACGCCGCGGCTAGGGTTCCCCACCCCCGGACGGCATTGCGGCCACCGTCGCCGCCGGCGGACCCGGAGCTCGCGGCCGCGGGGCGCGCGATTTGGATGGTGGGCTGAGGCGCCGGTGCCCAGATCTGAGATggccgacggcggcgaggaggggaaTGCGTCGGCACAGAGGGGCTCCTCGCGcaggcgcggggcggcgcaggtgGGCCTGGACGCCGACGAGCTCCTCACGCTGATGCACGGCTCGGATCCCGTCAAGGTCGAGCTCAACCGGCTCGAGAACGAAGTCAGGGGTGAGTTCGGTTCGCGGCTCGCCGTACCTCTGGTTCACGCTCGTGTCGTGGGAATGGGCTGCCGCCGCCCTCTCGAATCCTACTTACGGGGGAATGGTTGGTGTTTTTGGTGTGGTCTTAGACAAGGATAGGGAGCTGGGCGAGGCGCAGGCGGAGATTAAGGCGCTGCGCCTGTCGGAGAGGGCGCGGGAGAAGGCCGTCGAGGAGGTAAATCCCCAAGCCTGCTTCTGATTCTTGCCTTGTTTTTCTACGACCATTTCTTTCAGTTTCGAGCTTGGAATAGTGTCGGTGCAATAGAATTTATAGCCAAATAGGAGATTTTGGGGGCATATTTGCTCGATGGGGAGGTTAGTCTGGCAGAGTGTCAGGGACAAGATATATTAATCTTCCCCTTGTTTTTGGTGGACATTATTTTGTCCGATTCATGGATTCGGAGGATTCTGTCTATCGATTGCGGCATACTGAAACTCTGAAAGTTCAACATAAGCTTACTGTTTTACTCAACATGTAACAAGACTGAATGTGATTTGTTTTTTTTCCCTGTTAGGCtgtgctttttttcttctttgtttctttttggcTGCGCTTGATGTGAGTATATATGTAACAGCATGTTTGCTTGTTATACTGTCTCATTATTTTTTCCATCTTATACTCTGGTTGTCTTGTTCATTGTTAGATGGTACTAGTGAATCAGAGTGTTATGACCGTTCACGCAGGGCTATGAAGTCCCTGTCTTTTGCAGTAGATTTTCAAGATATGTTTGAGCTAAACCAACTCGAAGAATGTGTGAGGTCGCCAGGAGGGCAAGAGCTAAATGAAGCTGCCCCTGTCTTAGTTCATAGAATTGATTCCCATTACCCTTGTTCTGAAGCTGTACTTTTGCAAGTGCTAACATCTGTGGCACTCAAAGCAATTTTGATGCTGAGTGCTATTAGATATTTTGATGTTCTGTACTTCAATCCTGGTTGCAATATCTGGTGTTTAGTTTGCATGTTTGTTGAGCCTGCTCAGTGCCCACTCAAATTTCTTAATATACACAAGGGATGAATATGATGTACAAATTGCTCTAGATACGATGAGCAAACTGCAATAACCAATACTTGGAGGTATCGAGGATTCAAGGTTAATTCCTTGCCTTGATTTTCGGGATTCCTTAGGTGCTGCCACAAGACAAATATCCTGTCAGTGCAATTTAACTTCATCTTATTATTGGCATAATGTCAGAGGAAATCTCGCAATGTTACAGTCTTTAAAAAATGTATCATCTTGAAAACATGGATTTGAATATAAAATTTGAATTGGAGGCGTGTGAATTTACAATTGCTAAATATTTtaatttgtattttttttaaagatttgATGAAGGAAAAATGACGGTTACATGATTTCATCTAAATGATGGTCAATTTGGAGTAGGCATATATGTTGCCTATTATAATTTAGGTATTTTAGAATCTTCAAAATGCTTGGATATTTTGTTCAAATAAATGTTTTTTTGTGAAAAATAGTATGTTGTTTTCTTAGAATTCATTTTGAAAATTCGGACACATTTTATCATAACTTTAGAAGTATTGAACAGCTACAAATTTTGTAGAGCTACGTAAATTTTGGCTGCTGACTTGGGGATCCCACATGACAGATATGTATATCTTTCAGACTCCGTTTCATACAAACGAACTGATGGATGTGAGGTGTATTGAAACGTTTATGTAAATTTTCTTTGGAATGTAAACTTAAATGTGTACCTATATGATTTGTTATGAAATTTACTTGTTTTTTAAGGTCCTTGATTCCTTTTCCCCCTTTGGAACTCAACTTGTAAGCTTTCTGACCAAATATGTATCCTATCCTCACATACGTTTTAACTTCCCAAATGAAGTAGCTCCTGGAAAAGTGAGTTACCTAAGTTGTGTTGTTCAGATCAACTAAAGATCCTTTAACTGGGCCTTTTTTCAGTTAGATATTGTTTGATCTTTAGTGCATCTCTGGTTGCTGTGTTTGCTTTAATGATGTTTCTGCCTTTTCTGTACCTTTTGGCCATGTTAGTGCTGTGTATTCTATTGCCCTTGCATTTGATCAACTGAGTCTGACTGTTTCTTCATAAATGAAGTAACCGGGCTTGCTAAAAACCGGAAGTAAAATTTGAATCTTATTCGCGAAGGTTAGGATCTGTCTCTGCTGAAGGTGATTGTGCATATGGCAGTATGAGACACCTACGCATGAGCAATGAATGTCATGTCGAGTAATGCTTGTTTGTTTTCATATGTCAGATACTGCTTCTTTGTCAAATGAAAGTTATCTTACTATGCTCATTTTGAATTGGATAATAATCTATCTCTGTGCCCCCCTTTTGACTACTTCTGATTGAAGTGTCCCTCTCAAGGAAATTTGAACTCAGAACTTTAAATCACTAAGGTTTGTTAAGATGACCTGACACACATACCAAGACTAGCATTAATGCATATGTTACTTTTGATTGTTGTCATAGTGCAAATTGGAACTTTCCCTTGAACAGAACCAGGGATCAAGTTTTAAAGATCAATTTGTTCTACGTTTGTCAACATGGTTGCTGATTTGTTACATTGTGATGGCAGCTCACTGATGAATTGGAGAAGCTGGATGAGAAGCTCAAGTTGACAGAGTCTCTCCTCGATAGCAAAGTATATTCCCAACCTCTTTTAGCCCACCCCCCCCTCCCGAGTGCTCTCTCATAAGCATTTGTTCTATTTGTGCAGAATCTAGAACTGAAAAAAACAAATGATGAGAAGAAAGCAGCTATGGCAGCCCAGTTTGCAGCAGAAGCAACACTGCGTAGAGTACATGCAGCCCAAAAGGATGATGATATGCCACCTATTGAAGCCATTCTAGCACCACTTGAAGCCGAGTTAAAGCTTGCTCGGCAAGAGGTATGCTGTGTTACCCACATCTTAACTCTCTTGTAGACTGTGATGAAATTGTCATATTTTTATCCTACTCTGCACCCAGCATATTCACGGATCCAAGCCCTTGTGTCCACTGGATGCATGTTTGGTATATAATTGACAAAAGCCTAACTTGCTTCTTTTTAGATTGCAAAGCTCCAAGAGGACAATAGAGCATTAGATCGTTTGACAAAGCAGAAGGAGGCAGCACTGCTAGAAGCAGAAAGGACTGTACAAACTGCATTAGCGAAAGCTGCTATGGTTGATGACATgcaaaacaagaaccaagatctGATGAAGCAAATTGAGATCTGCCAGGTATGAGATACCTTGTATTTTCCAAGCTTGTTCTGAGAAAagaactcaagttattcaaataTAGCTGCTCAAGTGGTTTCATCCCTGATTGcaggaagaaaataagattttGGATAGATTGCACCGCCAAAAAGTTGCGGAAGTCGAAAAGCTTAGTCAAACAGTCAGAGAGCTTGAAGAGGCTGTCCTTGCTGGTGGTGCAGCTGCTAATGCTGTTAGAGATTACCAGCGGAAAGTCCAGGAAATGAATGTAACATACTACCATTTTACTGTTGTATTTTCTTTGAATATTGATTATTTATGCAAAAAAATGACCCATGCTATTTTGTGATCATGGCACACCAGGAAGAAAGAAAAGTTCTTGACCGTGAACTTGCTCGAACAAAAGTTACAGCAAACAGGGTTGCTGTTGTAGTTGCAAATGAGTGGAAAGATGGCAATGACAAAGTAATGCCGGTTAAACAGTGGCTTGAAGAACGCAGATTTCTGCAGGTAAAGATGATTAAAGTTTTCTTTGTTTATTGAGACACAACCTGTGGTTATTTATGCGAAGTTGCATATTCTGAGGCACAATCCGTAGTTGTCTATGCAAAGTTACACATGCTCTTCCTTTACTAGAAGATACCACCCGTGTTGCCGCGGAGTTGGGCATATTGTGTATGAATTCGGTCCTTACGATTTAAACATGAAAAAATTGTGCATGCCACAATTAAATGCAATGTGATTCTAAACCCACTTAGAATGCACTAATGCATGTTTCATGGTAGAGGATTATCATGCGTATGTCACACGGATGCTAGTGGATCAAGCTAGTAAATCAAACGGCTACAATAATCTTGATGAAGTGGAAGCAATGAGATTTAAAGCCCACTTATAATGCACTAATGCATGTTGCATGGTAGTGGAAGCAATTAGATCCAGTGACTTTATGAAGTGAAGTCATGCTGCGACTTTAGCCATCTAATCTCCCTTCAAAACACATCCAACGGTCTACATGTGATTCGTCTTTGTCAGAGTACATATTTGTTCCAGATCATGTATTTGGTAGTCCTAATCTTTCAATTTGTGCCTTGTTTTTTGTCTGAATGGTGACAGACAAGAAAATGTTTAGTTACTCACCAGGATAATTTTGGTTCAGAATTTCTAGATAACTCACTTTACTAAACTGAAACTGATTTATTTTACTGATATGTAAGTAAAACTACATCTTCAGCGTACTAACTAAACTTTTTAGCATACAAATATTTTCACTAACTGAACTTTTTGGATAAAGATTAGATGGCTAAATGCTCAAGTTTTTGCTTGTGTCTCATATAGACCGTTGGATGTGTTTTGGATGGAGATTAGATGGCTAAAGTTGCAGCGTGGCTTTACTTCGTGAAGTCACTGGATCTCAGTCCGGTCTGTACGTCAGACGGATGCTAGTGGATCAAGCTAGTATATCTAACACCACACCAATTTTGATGATGTGGAAGTGCATGTTGGGATAATTAGAATTAGTGGGGGTCACTCTGTCTTAGGTATATAGGATTCAAGTTTCATGCAAtgctttttgttttctttttctgcaGGGTGAGATGCAGCAACTTCGTGACAAACTTGCTATTGCAGAGCGAACGGCTCGATCGGAAGCTCAAGTGAAGGTAAAGGTGTCGGCCACGTTGAATTTGAGCTAAACTTCTAAGAAAAAACAtcttttgtggaataagttctcaTATATTCTTTGGATTCAGGAAAAGTATCAGTGGCGCCTAAAAGTTCTAGAAGATGGATTGAGGGGGCCGCCAAGTGGTTCTAGCCGTCCTCCTACAGAAGGAAGGAATACAAGTAGTGGATCTTCCCGTCGTCTATCGCTAGGTGGAGCTGATAATTTGTCCAAAGTCTCCCCGACTGGTGCGTTTATGAGGAGATCTCCATCTTTCAATTCGAGACCCTCTCTTTCTACCGGCAGCAGCTTGGTCCTCAAGCATGCAAAAGGAACTTCACGGTCTTTTGATGGTGGTACGAGGTCTCTAGACCGGGGAAAGGTCCTTGTGAATGGACCTCATTTACTCAATAGATCTACAGATGCTGTTGGGGATTGCGAGACTACTGATAGCTGGAAGGCTAGTGGAGAAGAGAGAAGTACTGAAACCACAAATAGTGATTCAACCGATATGGTCTCTGGTGTACTCTATGACATGCTGCAGAAGGAGGTGGTCTCATTGAGAAAGGCATGCCATGAAAAAGACCAAAGTCTAAAGGACAAGGATGATGCAATTGAGGTATAATGCTGGAGTTTCTGCTTATTGCATTTTGAGGAGACACCGTGGTACAATGCCTTTTTACTTACCCCCTCATTTACAGATGTTAGCAAAGAAAGTAGACACTTTAACCAAAGCCATGGAAGTGGAGGCTAAAAAGATGAGGCGAGAGGTAGCTGCTATGGAGAAAGAGGTTTCTGCTATGCGCCTCGAGAAGGAACAAGAGAACAAGGCCAAGCGTCTTGGGAGTTTGAGAGGACCTGGCACAGTTTCTCAGGCACTTCCCGGAAGGTACGCCTCACATTTTGAAAACACTGAATTTTTTGTTTAAACTCCAAGTATGCCATCTGCCCTACAACTCCCAATATAAAGTATTCTTACCTTGAATTATAGATCATGTTCCTATCAATCCTGCTTAATGACTTCAGGGACAACTTTAGCCTAGTATGGTTCTTCCATCATTGGATCCCATGATTTTTGTCGCGATAACTCCCTCATATTtctagaaaatttgtacttatgtGGGATGAGGTGGCGATGGGCCAACTGGTCCTCAAACCAATCTAGTTCTATCTTAATACATTGAATTGCAGTTCCCCTGCATGGTCTCAAGAAAGAAACAAGTGAGTTAGGTTTGGAGTTTGGATCAGATGTTTCATTCACCATTTGGCCCCTCAAACCAAACCTTACAAAATATCATTAGGTGGATTGAGAGTTGCTTTTATTAGTTGTTACTAGTAAGCAATGATCCCCCCCTCCCCCCAAGAAATAATGAGCACCGGCCCTCCTAGTCCTGCTGACATCACTTTCTTACCTCCGTCCCAAATTACTTGTCTAGTTACATCCGtacctagacaaatctaagacaagtaatTCGGGATAGAGGGAGTACCTCTGTTCACTACTGTGAGATGTTCTAATTTTTTTCTAAATTGAATGTATGTAGACAtgttttagtgtgtttgttcactcatttcagtccCTATGTAGCCCATATTGAAATACCCAAAACATCTTATAATattgaaatggagggagtagttattaCTTGCTACTAGTTAATGCAGACATTATCTGGTACAAAAATAGCATCAGGGCCTGTTTGGAAGAGTAAAGTTTCGGTATTCAGTTAAAATTTGATACCTCAAGCTTACCAAGAAATACTACTACCATTCTTCAAAACAGCCAGTTTTAGTACTACGTAGCTTTACTAAACCATCTCCCATTCTGTTGCTTTGTTGCAGAAGTGCACCACGTGGCGGGTTGGCGCGCAACGTCCAATAACGCATCGCACCTCTAACACCAGGCAACATGAAATTCTTTGATAGGTTCTGTTTCCCTTTGTGTCCCCCCTTATTAATTTTGTGGTTGAGATAGCACAGATGACCCTCTGATACCTAGATTTGGGGGAAAAGAGTAGGAGGCTTGCATCATCTGACACCGGCTCGCTGTAATGTAGTGGTGAAGGTGTAGTAAACCCTTCGGGTAAGGCTTACTTGACCTTGCGGCACGCTCTCATTTTGTCAAGGCGGTGCGCGTTGTGGTTGTATAGGCTGGAAGAAGACCGACCCCGCGTCTTCGTGGATATTCTCCCCATCTGTAATTTTTTTAGCTAGTGTGGTTTTTTGATTGTTCGGGTTGTGGTTTGTGAATATCATTTGTACCCTGCTGTGGCCACCCATGTACCAGTCGTTCGTTTGTTGTTGCTGGGCTGGAGTCGTGGTTTTGGTCTCGAGCTGTATCAAAGGTTTCttagttgaggagatctccgagaAAGTACCCTTTTGAGCTCGAGTAAttttttttgtgatgaactttgaCAGTTTTTTTAAGTGCTTGCAAATTTTCATCATGAGATCATGTTCGTATAAGGTGTGACAAAAAAACAAAATCGgtgtttcaaaatgcttttgaaagtagcatttttagagcattgtttttatttttttgtcacGCTTTCCTCGAATGTGATCTTATGATAAAAATTTGCAAGCACGTAGAAAATTTGTCAAAGTTCATAAAAAATCAGAAatggtttgatttttttttattttactgttcataTGGGTGCATTTGAGCTCCCGGTCCCATTGGGTACCTAACTAGGAAATGTAGCGAGTTCATTCTGTGTAGTGTAGTACTAGTGGTGTGTGGTGCCTACTGTGTAGTGTAGTAGTCTCTGTCTTAGCATGACAGGTAGCATCTGTATGCCAATCCACTTTCCACTACGGTTTGTTGTCCTCCAGCCTGTGTCCGAGACTCGAATGGAGTCTTCCACCGCTGGAATCTTTAGTGGCCCTGGCTGCGTTGCTTTGCTAATGCTTGCGTGGATTGTTGTTTGGC
This genomic stretch from Hordeum vulgare subsp. vulgare chromosome 6H, MorexV3_pseudomolecules_assembly, whole genome shotgun sequence harbors:
- the LOC123401429 gene encoding microtubule-associated protein 70-2; the protein is MADGGEEGNASAQRGSSRRRGAAQVGLDADELLTLMHGSDPVKVELNRLENEVRDKDRELGEAQAEIKALRLSERAREKAVEELTDELEKLDEKLKLTESLLDSKNLELKKTNDEKKAAMAAQFAAEATLRRVHAAQKDDDMPPIEAILAPLEAELKLARQEIAKLQEDNRALDRLTKQKEAALLEAERTVQTALAKAAMVDDMQNKNQDLMKQIEICQEENKILDRLHRQKVAEVEKLSQTVRELEEAVLAGGAAANAVRDYQRKVQEMNEERKVLDRELARTKVTANRVAVVVANEWKDGNDKVMPVKQWLEERRFLQGEMQQLRDKLAIAERTARSEAQVKEKYQWRLKVLEDGLRGPPSGSSRPPTEGRNTSSGSSRRLSLGGADNLSKVSPTGAFMRRSPSFNSRPSLSTGSSLVLKHAKGTSRSFDGGTRSLDRGKVLVNGPHLLNRSTDAVGDCETTDSWKASGEERSTETTNSDSTDMVSGVLYDMLQKEVVSLRKACHEKDQSLKDKDDAIEMLAKKVDTLTKAMEVEAKKMRREVAAMEKEVSAMRLEKEQENKAKRLGSLRGPGTVSQALPGRSAPRGGLARNVQ